TTATTTACGCCGCCTGTCAAAGTACCATTTACTGCTGGTGGTATTCTTTGAGAATACGGAATTGAAGAAAATTACCCAGGATACGGCTATAGAAGTCGAAGACATATACAGGCAGGTGATAGCGCAGAAATTTGCTTATGAAAAGAAGCAGATGGTGCGTGAACTGGCACAATACGGAATTCTTTCGCTGTTGACAACGCCGCAGCAATTGAGTTTGCACCTGATCAACAAATACCTGGAGCTGAAATCACGCTCACTCATTTAATTTTTTTACCGGGATAGTGGTGAGTGCTTTCAGGCGCTCATCATTTTTGTAGGTAGCTGTTGCATTGATGGATTGTATGGAAGTTTCATTGTTGTTAATCAGCAGGTCCTGCCCTAATAATTTTCCCTCACTTACTTCGAAGCTCAGGGCGCTGGTATCCAGCGGAAATATCTTACCTGAGCTATAGATTCCTTCAACATTTAAATAATAGCGGAAGCCCCGTTTCAGGCTGTCGGCATAGTGGTGAAACCGGATGCTCTCCAGTTTGGGGAGTAATATGTCTGCAGTCATAGACTGTGGGATCTCTGTGCCTGTAATGGTCAGGTGGATGGTATAGTTCTGTGAGATCAGGGCTTTTCTGTCCAGCAGGAGGTAGCCATTTTGGAAGGTACCGCTGCTGGGAACGACTTTGATACGGTTCCAGTTGTAATTGCCGCGCAGGAACCCGGGGGTATTCCTTACCTCGCCGTTGGCGTAGGAGATGGAGAGGCCAATGGGAATTTTGTTATAAAGTTCGGGCAGGGAGCTGGAATCGTAGATGGCTTTGATGGCTTTGACTTCCTTTTGCTGGCAGAGGGCTAGGGAGCTAAGGCTGGTAAATAAGATGGTCAGGAATGATTTCATAGGAGAAAGGTATAAAAAATCGTTCCAAACATTGAGAAGGATCTGGGTAGTCTATAGTGCGTCTTTTGTTCATGTAGTTCATTATAAATACATTATAAGTACACCTGTATATCACCTCATTATCCTTTGGATATAGAGGTGATATACAAGTGACGAATTGGTGGCGGAGAAGTGATGAAGAGCGAGCGAATCTTAGCCCTTGTCAACATGGGCAAAGGGTAGACTTAAGCAGGAATGTAGATGGAAGATTAGAAGTTGGTGCTGATATCTTTCCCGGAGTTCAGGGCGATCCTGGTTTCGTTCACCAGGGTATGCACGATTTCGGCGACGCTACTAATTTCATTAACGAGTTCAACGCTCTGGCCGGCGGACCATAATTGTTGATAATTACCGGGTTTTACGGCTTGTTCCAGTTTTTTCATTCCCCGGAGCTGAACGAGCATTTTGAAGTATTTGCGGGTACGGGAATTGTTATTGAGTAGTTTTTCGAACCAGTTTTGTTTATATCCTATTTTCCGGGCGGTGGGGGTATTGATGATATTGCAGGGGGTACCGGAGAGGCGTTCGGTGAGTACGATGTCGTCCATGCCGTATTGGAGGATGGCGTTTTTGTATTCATCGCTGACGGAGGCTTCGTGGCTGGCAATAAACCGGGTGCCTATAGATACGCCATCGGCGCCCAGCAGGAGGGCACTGGCTATCTGGTTGCCGTGGGCGATGCCACCGGCGGCCACGAGCAGTTTACCGGGAAAATGGGTTTGCAGGGAGGGGATGAGCACGTGCATGGGGTAGGGGCCGGCATGGCCACCGGCACCTGCGGTAACGGCGATAAAGCCATCGCAGCCTGCCTGTGCTGCTTTTTCGGCATGGGCCAGGTTAGTCACATCGCAGAGTACTTTTGCGCCATAGCTATGGGCGGCGGCAATGACTTCTTTAGGGCTGCCGAGGGAGGTAATGTAGAGGGGTACTTTGGCATCGGCACAGATCTGAAGGTGTTTGGCGTAGAGCGGGTTCGTTTTTTGAACGATGAGGTTCACGCCATAGGTACCTTGCGGGTGCAGGGAATGGTGTTGGTTCAGCTGGTCGAGTACATCTTTCAGTTCTCCTTCGTGGCGGTAATTGAGGGAGGGGAAGGTGCCTGCGATACCTTGTTCCATAGCGGATCTGACCATAGCTTCGTTACTTACCAGAAACATGGGGGCCATGATCACCGGGTATCGGATGCCCAGGGTGGAGGTTAATTTCATACGTGCGTTTTTATTGGCCTAACTGACCGTTTTCTGCCGTGCGACGTATTTACCCAGGATATCGAATTCCAGGTTAATGATACTGCCGGCTTGGACAGCTGATATATTGGTGTGTTCGTAGGTATATGGAATGACAGCGATGCTGAATTCGGTGTTGGTCACGTTGAAAACAGTGAGGCTGATACCATTGAGGCAGATGGAGCCTTTTTCCACGATGAGGCCGGCGAACTGTGCAGGGAAGCGGAAGCGGTATTCCCAGCTGCCGTTTTGCGGGGTGCAGGAAATGCATTCGCCGGTGGCGTCTACGTGGCCTTGTACGATGTGTCCGTCGATGCGGCCATTAAATACCATGGCTCTTTCCAGGTTTACCTGCTGACCTGGGCTGAGCAGGCCGATATTGCTTTTCTGGAGGGTTTCAGCGACGGCTACGATCTGGTAGATGTCCTTGTCAATATGGGTAACTGTAAGGCAAACCCCATTGTGGGCGATGCTTTGGTCTACTTTTAATTCCGGAGTGAGGGAGGAGCGGACGGTGATGACCATATTGCTACCTTCCTGTTTGGTAGTGATAACTTCGCCTAATGATTCAATTATTCCTGTAAACATGAAACGAAATTATGGAAAAAAGTGGAGGAGTGAGGTGACGGAAGGCAGGCATAAAATTCAAAGTTTAGTTTGTTTTTTTTGAATTAATTGATTTATCTTTGCCTTCCTGAAAAAAAGAGGTATTTATATGTTAATTATCGATTCTAAAGATTGCGAAAATATTGACAAGGCGCTCAAGAAGTACAAAAAGAAATTTGAGAAAGCGCGTATACTGTTACAGCTGAGAGGCCGTCAATCTTTCACTAAACCTTCTGTTAAGCGTCGTACCCAAGTGCTGAAAGCTGTTTACAAACAGCAGCTGGCTACAGGTAAATTTGATGCTTAATACCTGATTACGGATAATTCCAACGCAAAATATGTGATGATTGTAAGGTTTTCGTAACTTTACAATCATCAATTTTTTTGTGTGAGCGAAGTATTACCCCCGGTAGTAGACCGTTTCCTGGCTTATATACAGCTTGAAAAGCGCTATTCAGCGCATACAGTTGTTGCTTATCAGCAGGATCTTATCCAGTTTTTCACTTTTATACGATCTCAATATGGCGATGTGTCCTTATCAGGCATATCGCATTTGCATGTCCGTACCTGGCTGGCAGGATTGATGGAGGAAGGGATGATTGCGAAGACTGTTAACCGGAAAGTTTCTACACTCAAATCATTATTCAAATACGCATTACGGCAGGGGGAAATTACCCAGACCCCTATGACGAAAGTGACGGCGCCTAAATCAGGTAGCCGCTTACCTCATTTTATTGAGGAAAAGGGGATGCAGGCGATTGAGGATAATCGGAGCATGCGGAAGGGGAGGGAGGATCAGGTTATTTTTGGAGATGATCTGGCGGGGAAGACGCATCGGATGATATTTGAGTTATTGTATCATACGGGGATCCGATTGTCAGAGTTAATAGAATTGAAGTCAGTAAATGCAGATATATCCCGATTAACGATTAAAGTAATGGGGAAGGGGGGGAAGGAGCGGATCATACCGATAAGCCCGCTTTTGGCTACTCTAATGAACGAATATAGGGATGCTAAGAAGCGGGAGCTGGCGGAATTTGATATGGATGTGTTACTTGTACATCCGGAATCGGGTCGTAAATTATATCCAAAGTATGTTTACCGGGTGGTGCGGCATTATCTCTCAGCGCACGGGATTACGACGATCAGTGAGAAAAGTCCGCATACACTGCGGCACACATTTGCAACACATTTAATGAATAATGGGGCGGATTTAAATGCCGTGAAGGAGTTATTGGGCCATGCGAGCCTGGCTTCGACGCAGGTGTATACGCATAATACGATAGAAAAGCTGAAGGAAGCGTATAAGAAGGCGCACCCGAAAGGCTAGGTCTGCATTCTCCCATTCAAAGGCGGCCTGCATCTTTTGCCCGGGGTAAATGCAATGAATCCTTTTTCGATTTTCCTGCATTTATATATTAACAAAATATTACTAAATGGTTATGATAATAATCACTTAATTCACTAAATTAGTAATGAGTTCTTTGTATGTTGTTTTTCATTAGTCAGTACACTCTCATGCCATTAAAAAAATTGATTGAAAGCCTATGACGTAATGTTACGAGCATGTACAAGATTGTTATAACTAAAAAAAAATTAGTGCTATGAACGTTCAAATTCAAACTGTGCATTTTGATGCGGATTCCAAATTGATTGATCATGTGAGCAAAAAAATAGCAAAGCTCAACACTTTTTATGACAGGATCATCAGC
This window of the Chitinophaga sancti genome carries:
- a CDS encoding NAD(P)H-dependent flavin oxidoreductase, whose translation is MKLTSTLGIRYPVIMAPMFLVSNEAMVRSAMEQGIAGTFPSLNYRHEGELKDVLDQLNQHHSLHPQGTYGVNLIVQKTNPLYAKHLQICADAKVPLYITSLGSPKEVIAAAHSYGAKVLCDVTNLAHAEKAAQAGCDGFIAVTAGAGGHAGPYPMHVLIPSLQTHFPGKLLVAAGGIAHGNQIASALLLGADGVSIGTRFIASHEASVSDEYKNAILQYGMDDIVLTERLSGTPCNIINTPTARKIGYKQNWFEKLLNNNSRTRKYFKMLVQLRGMKKLEQAVKPGNYQQLWSAGQSVELVNEISSVAEIVHTLVNETRIALNSGKDISTNF
- a CDS encoding riboflavin synthase, producing MFTGIIESLGEVITTKQEGSNMVITVRSSLTPELKVDQSIAHNGVCLTVTHIDKDIYQIVAVAETLQKSNIGLLSPGQQVNLERAMVFNGRIDGHIVQGHVDATGECISCTPQNGSWEYRFRFPAQFAGLIVEKGSICLNGISLTVFNVTNTEFSIAVIPYTYEHTNISAVQAGSIINLEFDILGKYVARQKTVS
- the rpsU gene encoding 30S ribosomal protein S21, with protein sequence MLIIDSKDCENIDKALKKYKKKFEKARILLQLRGRQSFTKPSVKRRTQVLKAVYKQQLATGKFDA
- a CDS encoding tyrosine-type recombinase/integrase — encoded protein: MSEVLPPVVDRFLAYIQLEKRYSAHTVVAYQQDLIQFFTFIRSQYGDVSLSGISHLHVRTWLAGLMEEGMIAKTVNRKVSTLKSLFKYALRQGEITQTPMTKVTAPKSGSRLPHFIEEKGMQAIEDNRSMRKGREDQVIFGDDLAGKTHRMIFELLYHTGIRLSELIELKSVNADISRLTIKVMGKGGKERIIPISPLLATLMNEYRDAKKRELAEFDMDVLLVHPESGRKLYPKYVYRVVRHYLSAHGITTISEKSPHTLRHTFATHLMNNGADLNAVKELLGHASLASTQVYTHNTIEKLKEAYKKAHPKG